The proteins below come from a single Miscanthus floridulus cultivar M001 chromosome 1, ASM1932011v1, whole genome shotgun sequence genomic window:
- the LOC136503182 gene encoding uncharacterized protein has translation MDCCLRVFYGGSVRKEDDMFEDMEEELEWFDKHPSFDGLCVRLNTKFGGDFIVNGRFDSGKTRAHYVLMPLCDLAHWSRYNRVLQGSNVPMAKVVVENGYMMQSLQDGPSNDGVGGNEQELGIEGEATQGNMDLDGQLTHGLFHSTPVGYISNDFDVNEFEREDEEEEEDRIGDAVSSDSDDSDNDQGGRDAMPTLIDTMPVPVHAMSLSVPTEVLHTMPAQGRLVTDLLEDDTPYDSWGRISDSNGHTIVKVVQRSSVLTSRV, from the exons atggattgttgtctCCGAGTTttttatggaggaagtgttaggaaagaagatgatatgtttgaggatatggaagaagaattggaatggtttgataaaCATCCTAGCTTCGATGgtctttgtgtccgtttgaatacaaagtttggtgGTGATTTCATAGTGAATGGGAGGTTTGAtagtgggaagactagggcacattaTGTCCTGATGCCCTTGTGCGAccttgctcactggtcccgctacaatagggtgctccaaggttctaatgtgcccatggctaaggtggtggtggagaatgggtacatgatgCAGAGTCTCCAGGATGGGCCGTCCaatgacggtgttggaggcaatgaacaagaattggggatcgaaggggaagcaactcagggtaacatggatttagacggtcagttgacgcatgggctgtttcattcaactccagtaggctatataagcaatgacttcgatgtgaacgagttcgaacgagaagatgaggaggaggaggaggataggatcggtgatgcagttagcagtgattcagacgattctgataatgaccaaggaggtagagatgctatgccaacactaATTGATaccatgccagtaccggttcatgCTATGTCATtatcagtaccaactgaggtactTCATACTATGCcagctcagggtagactagtcacagatttgctaGAGGATGATAcgccctatgattcatggggtagAATTAGCGACTCGAATG gccacacaattgtcaaggttgttcaacgaagcagcgttttgacttcacgagtctag
- the LOC136549026 gene encoding transmembrane 9 superfamily member 2-like yields MSASPAAAAALLVLVALAAAGGVAADGSDHRYQMNEPVPLYANKVGPFHNPSETYRYFDLPFCSPEKVREKSEALGEVLNGDRLVDAPYKLDFRFEVESKAVCSKKLTVEDVVKFRNAVAKDYYFQMYYDDLPLWGFIGKVEKGGKADPSEWKYYLYRHIIFDILYNNDRVIEINVHTDQSALVDLTEDKETNVEFLYSVKWKETPTPFEKRMEKYSSSSNMPHHLEVHWFSIINSCVTVLLLTGFLATILMRVLKNDFVKYAHDEEAADDQEESGWKYIHGDVFRFPKNKSLFSAALGTGTQLFVLTTFIFLLALVGVFYPYNRGALFTALVVIYALTSGIAGYIATSFYCQLEGTNWVRNLLLTGCLFCGPLFLTFCFLNTVAIAYSATAALPFGTICVIVLIWTLVTFPLLVLGGIAGKNSKSEFQAPCRTTKYPREIPPLPWYRRTIPQMAMAGFLPFSAIYIELYYIFASVWGHRIYTIYSILFIVFIILLIVTAFITVALTYFQLAAEDHEWWWRSFLCGGSTGFFVYGYCLYYYYARSDMSGFMQTSFFFGYMACICYAFFLMLGMVGFRAALFFVRHIYKSIKCE; encoded by the exons ATGTCGGCCTCGCCGGCCGCGGCCGCAGcgctcctcgtcctcgtcgccctcgcggcggccggcggcgtggCGGCCGACGGCTCCGACCACCGGTACCAGATGAACGAGCCAGTCCCGCTCTACGCCAACAAGGTCGGCCCCTTTCACAATCCCAG TGAGACATATCGTTACTTCGACCTGCCTTTCTGCTCTCCTG AGAAAGTGAGGGAGAAGAGTGAGGCCCTTGGCGAGGTCCTCAATGGGGATCGGTTAGTTGATGCACCTTACAAGCTTGATTTCCGTTTTGAAGTTGAGTCCAAGGCGGTTTGCTCAAAGAAGCTTACCGTAGAGGATGTAGTGAAGTTCCGGAATGCAGTAGCCAAGGACTACTACTTCCAGATGTACTATGATGATCTCCCACTGTGGGGGTTCATTGGTAAAGTTGAGAAGGGAGGCAAGGCCGATCCGAGTGAGTGGAAATACTACCTGTACAGGCACATCATCTTCGATATCCTATACAACAACGATCGGGTGATCGAAATCAATGTGCACACTGATCAGAGTGCATTGGTCGACCTGACGGAGGATAAGGAAACCAATGTGGAATTCCTGTACTCAGTCAAGTGGAAGGAGACACCAACACCATTCGAGAAGAGGATGGAGAAGTATTCCAGCTCCTCCAACATGCCACACCACCTGGAGGTTCATTGGTTCTCAATTATAAACTCTTGTGTTACTGTCCTCCTCCTCACAGGGTTCCTTGCAACAATCCTCATGCGAGTATTGAAGAATGATTTTGTCAA GTATGCTCATGATGAGGAAGCAGCTGATGACCAGGAAGAGTCTGGATGGAAGTATATCCATGGTGATGTCTTCCGGTTCCCAAAGAATAAGTCGCTATTTTCTGCTGCTCTTGGCACAGGAACTCAACTATTTGTCCT CACAACCTTTATATTCCTTCTTGCACTTGTCGGAGTATTCTACCCTTACAACCGTGGTGCACTATTTACTGCATTGGTTGTCATCTATGCACTCACTTCAGGAATTGCTGGATACATTGCTACCTCTTTCTATTGTCAGCTGGAGGGGACAAACTGG GTGAGGAACTTGCTATTGACAGGATGCCTGTTCTGTGGACCTCTCTTCCTGACATTTTGCTTCTTGAACACTGTTGCTATTGCTTATAGTGCAACAGCAGCATTGCCCTTTGGCACTATCTGTGTCATTGTGCTCATCTGGACCTTGGTCACATTTCCTTTGCTTGTTTTGGGCGGTATAGCTGGTAAAAACAGCAAAAGTGAATTCCAAGCCCCTTGCCGTACCACAAAATACCCCAGGGAGATTCCTCCACTTCCCTGGTACCGGAGAACTATTCCACAGATGGCAATGGCTGGGTTTTTGCCTTTCAGTGCCATATACATCGAGCTATACTACATCTTTGCTAGTGTTTGGGGCCACAGGATTTACACAATCTACAGCATTCTGTTTATTGTCTTTATCATCCTCCTTATTGTCACTGCATTCATCACTGTTGCACTGACATACTTCCAGCTTGCTGCTGAAGACCATGAGTGGTGGTGGAG GTCATTCCTATGCGGAGGATCAACTGGATTTTTCGTGTACGGCTACTGCCTCTACTACTATTATGCGCGATCGGATATGTCTGGCTTCATGCAGACATCTTTCTTCTTTGGCTACATGGCCTGCATCTGCTATGCATTCTTCTTGATGCTTGGGATGGTGGGCTTCCGTGCGGCCTTGTTCTTTGTCCGCCACATATACAAATCTATCAAGTGTGAGTGA